One Dermacentor andersoni chromosome 6, qqDerAnde1_hic_scaffold, whole genome shotgun sequence genomic window carries:
- the LOC140218917 gene encoding uncharacterized protein, translating to MERLQRKQAALRQAVDTTIAAASTLLQATEASTGELEEHFDILLEQAEELKAVNDAIEKKVDLQELDTVLTECAAYSLRICTLKTRIKRALRGGAASETRSSTPSETGNNSDHVAQSGSVQHAVTTTLQLPSTTTRLPKLEIAKFDGNLRSWHRFWNQFESTIHKNPALHPIDKFQYLTSYLTGKAAAAIDGLPLSDRNYEIAVKALVERFGKDDVIIEEHMSRLLNIRPVHNILDTERLRTLYDEVQTGIRSLEALGVASSTYGVLLLTVLRKNIPNELCLGYCRQKTTSAVAPGDDLQNFLSFLKTEVESRERAECGTRQQQSTDRLSRPSRKDIPEKKASANEVPPSGVMAVQSTQRKKESRVEALEIPQICCDIVPAPEASTVNYLEEQGLQLADSTQDGAEIGLLLGSDFYWEVTTGSVRRLDSGLVAVETIFGWTLQGTTHTTESTATYVSTVGVLRVAVIGEEDQDDTAAQLKSFWQLEHIGIVDEGEADVEDNQVLRELRENISRNNCRYQVSLPWKENAGDSADNKATAFSRLRSLTTKFVSNRVQEIQALTDPAVWKHCPGNPADLLTRGMLPSPLVISESWWTGPKWLKGVQTYDAMPSHVSEAECSTEELRKVHVLNTVTLVDKMPLMELEHKSSMTRRFVARRGMPRKIYSDNALTFKRASRDLEKLFYAIKGGEMQAYLGDNRIAWKFIVERAP from the exons ATGGAGCGACTACAAAGGAAGCAAGCGGCCCTGCGACAAGCCGTCGACACTACCATCGCAGCGGCCAGCACCTTACTTCAAGCgacagaagcatcaaccggtgAGCTTGAAGAACATTTCGACATCCTTCTTGAACAAGCTGAAGAGCTTAAAGCAGTCAACGACGCTATAGAAAAGAAAGTGGACCTACAGGAGCTCGACACCGTATTAACAGAGTGCGCTGCGTACAGCTTGAGAATTTGCACCTTGAAAACAAGGATAAAAAGGGCCCTGAGAGGTGGAGCCGCGAGCGAAACGAGGTCAAGTACACCATCAGAAACAGGAAATAACTCTGACCACGTCGCACAGTCAGGTTCCGTCCAGCATGCAGTTACGACGACTCTTCAGCTACCGTCGACAACGACAAGACTTCCGAAGCTAGAGATCGCCAAATTCGACGGAAACCTGCGCTCATGGCACAGATTCTGGAATCAGTTCGAGTCTACCATCCACAAGAATCCAGCTCTACATCCAATTGACAAGTTTCAGTACTTGACGAGCTATCTCACCGGCAAAGCAGCAGCCGCTATCGACGGGCTACCACTCAGTGACCGAAATTATGAAATTGCAGTGAAGGCATTGGTCGAAAGATTCGGAAAGGACGACGTTATTATTGAAGAACATATGTCGAGGTTGCTCAACATCCGACCTGTCCATAACATCCTCGACACCGAGAGGCTGCGGACCCTTTATGATGAGGTACAGACGGGGATTCGGAGTCTCGAGGCATTGGGTGTGGCGTCGAGCACTTATGGAGTGCTTTTATTGACAGTCCTACGGAAGAACATCCCGAATGAACTTTGCCTCGGTTACTGCAGGCAAAAGACAACATCTGCAGTCGCGCCAGGAGATGATCTTCAAAATTTCCTCAGTTTCCTCAAGACCGAAGTAGAAAGTCGAGAGAGGGCCGAATGTGGAACCCGCCAACAGCAGAGCACCGACAGGCTGAGTCGCCCGAGCCGCAAGGATATCCCTGAAAAGAAGGCGTCCGC GAATGAAGTGCCGCCGAGTGGAGTTATGGCTGTGCAGTCGAcacaacgaaagaaagaaagccgcgTTGAAGCGCTCGAGATCCCGCAAATCTGCTGCGACATCGTGCCAGCACCTGAAGCGTCCACCGTCAACTACCTCGAAGAGCAAGGCCTCCAACTCGCCGACAGTACGCAAGATGGAGCAGAGATAGGGCTGCTGCTGGGATCCGATTTCTACTGGGAGGTCACAACCGGTAGTGTCAGGCGCCTGGACAGCGGTCTCGTAGCCGTGGAGACCATTTTTGGCTGGACCCTGCAGGGGACAACGCACACCACAGAATCAACAGCAACGTACGTGTCCACTGTGGGagtgttgcgcgtggctgtcatcGGCGAGGAAGACCAAGACGACACTGCTGCTCAACTGAAATCGTTTTGGCAGCTCGAGCACATTGGCATTGTCGACGAAGGAGAGGCGGACGTGGAAGACAACCAAGTTTTGCGGGAATTGAGGGAGAACATCTCCAGGAACAACTGCCGATATCAAGTTTCCCTTCCCTGGAAAGAGAATGCTGGCGATTCAGCAGACAACAAAGCCACGGCTTTCAGTAGGCTCCGGTCGTTGACGACAAAATTTGTGAGCAACAGAGTACAGGAGATACAAGCACTAACTGATCCCGCTGTTTGGAAACATTGCCCGGGAAATCCAGCAGATCTGTTGACACGGGGCATGCTGCCCTCCCCTTTGGTTATCAGCGAGAGCTGGTGGACGGGACCGAAATGGCTAAAAGGTGTTCAAACGTACGACGCGATGCCTTCACACGTCTCTGAAGCTGAATGTAGCACCGAAGAGCTCCGTAAAGTTCACGTGCTGAACACCGTGACGCTGGTAGACAAAATGCCTCTCATGGAACTTGAGCACAAGAGCTCAATGACACGG AGGTTCGTGGCCCGGCGGGGAATGCCCaggaaaatttattcagacaaCGCTCTAACGTTCAAGCGAGCGTCGAGAGACTTGGAAAAGCTATTCTACGCTATAAAAGGAGGCGAGATGCAGGCTTACTTGGGCGACAACCGCATAGCCTGGAAGTTCATCGTAGAAAGAGCACCGTAG